From the genome of Spinacia oleracea cultivar Varoflay chromosome 2, BTI_SOV_V1, whole genome shotgun sequence, one region includes:
- the LOC110776726 gene encoding DEAD-box ATP-dependent RNA helicase 1: MAETTQVQKNIPVLPWMRNPIDIIDFKETPLNLVPFLDPRLDKALKNVNMSSLFPVQVAVWQETIGPGSFERDLCVNSPTGSGKTLSYALPIVQMLASHSVKCLRALVVLPTRDLAVQVKKVFDDIALAVGLSVGLAVGQSSLADEISTLIKVPRLEAGFCYDPEDYTNRSRSAVDILVATPGRLMDHINTTKGFTLEHLRYLVVDETDRLLGEAYQSWLPAVLKLSRPSDEVFAPCVKSFPPSISGHFRTIRRCGVERGFKDKANPRLMKMLFSATLTRNPSKLGLLDLHHPLFLTTGLSRYAFPEKLEFFKVICESNDKALYLVALLQKLTGEKCIVFTSSKKMTHRLCSLLKSFGNLQMRIKSYSSSQHQAVRSKTLDAFRKGEVQVLVSSDNLSRGTDVEAVANVIIYDVPRYIKAYLHRAGRTARAFQIGRCFTLLLKDEMKKFKALQQKAEISSKAFSLSPESIESLKPAYISAFEKLKENVESEAFRKRKVNFKSTKPRKAKAVKVSKD; this comes from the exons ATGGCTGAAACAACCCAAGTTCAGAAGAACATACCAGTGCTGCCATGGATGAGAAACCCAATCGAcattattgattttaaggaAACCCCTTTAAATTTGGTTCCTTTTCTTGACCCTAG attggataaggctttgaagaATGTCAATATGTCTTCACTTTTTCCTGTGCAAGTCGCAGTTTGGCAAGAGACTATTGGTCCTGGTTCTTTTGAGCGCGATTTATGTGTAAACTCACCAACAGGAAGTGGAAAGACTTTGTCTTATGCTCTGCCGATAGTGCAAATGCTTGCTAGCCACTCTGTGAAATGTTTGCGTGCATTGGTGGTGTTGCCCACTCGCGATTTAGCTGTGCag GTCAAAAAAGTCTTTGATGACATTGCTCTAGCCGTTGGCTTATCTGTTGGTTTGGCTGTCGGACAGTCTTCACTTGCTGATGAAATTTCAACACTAATTAAAGTGCCAAGACTTGAGGCTGGCTTCTGCTATGATCCTGAAGATTATACAAACAGATCACGAAGTGCAGTAGATATACTGGTAGCAACTCCTGGAAGGCTTATGGACCATATTAATACTACGAAAGGCTTCACACTTGAGCATCTACGGTATCTT GTAGTTGATGAAACTGACCGGCTTCTAGGGGAGGCCTATCAGTCATGGTTGCCCGCTGTGCTCAAGCTGTCCCGTCCAAGTGACGAGGTGTTTGCACCTTGTGTTAAATCTTTCCCCCCTTCGATTAGTGGTCATTTCAGAACCATTCGGAGATG TGGAGTTGAGAGGGGTTTTAAGGATAAAGCTAATCCCAGGCTTATGAAGATGCTTTTTTCTGCTACGCTGACCCGAAATCCTAGCAAACTTGGTCTGCTTGATCTCCATCACCCTTTATTCTTGACGACTGGTCTATCGCGTTATGCGTTTCCCGAAAAGCTCGAGTTTTTCAAAGTG ATTTGTGAATCAAATGATAAAGCCCTGTATCTAGTTGCCCTTCTTCAAAAGTTGACAGGCGAGAAATGCATTGTTTTTACATCGTCCAAAAAGATGACCCATAGGCTATGCAGCTTGCTGAAATCTTTTGGTAATCTTCAAATGAGGATCAAGAGTTACTCGAGTTCTCAACACCAGGCTGTGAGAAG CAAAACACTAGATGCATTCCGGAAAGGGGAAGTGCAAGTGCTTGTTTCTTCTGATAACCTGTCCCGAGGAACAGATGTTGAAGCAGTAGCAAATGTCATTATCTATGACGTGCCACGCTACATCAAAGCATATCTTCATCGTGCTGGAAGGACTGCTAGAGCATTCCAAATTGGGCGCTGCTTCACATTGCTTCTAAAAGATGAA ATGAAGAAGTTCAAGGCACTGCAACAGAAAGCAGAGATCAGCTCTAAAGCTTTCTCACTTTCTCCGGAGTCAATTGAGTCCCTCAAGCCCGCTTACATATCTG CGTTTGAAAAGTTGAAAGAGAATGTAGAGTCAGAAGCATTTAGAAAACGCAAGGTTAACTTCAAGTCTACAAAGCCACGTAAAGCAAAGGCAGTGAAAGTGTCCAAGGACTAG